The Nitrospirota bacterium nucleotide sequence ATCTTCCATTCTTTTAATCCTATACTCTGCTATATCTCCTTCTACCAAAATCATTTCTATATTCTGCATATTAGATGCAATCTCAGGAAGCAAATTCAAAAGAGTTGTGAATAGATAGCGGTATCTTTCCTGCGATGAACTAAGGAAATATCCCATCGCCCCTTCTACATCCCCTTCTGCCAACTCACTCCTCATCCCCTCCCACTTCCCTTTAAGCAAAGCATCCATCTCTGCCTTTGAAAGCACAGTGATTGCAATCACATCCCAATAGCTATTGCCTTGACTGTCTATGACTACTACTGTTGGA carries:
- a CDS encoding adhesin, which translates into the protein PTVVVIDSQGNSYWDVIAITVLSKAEMDALLKGKWEGMRSELAEGDVEGAMGYFLSSSQERYRYLFTTLLNLLPEIASNMQNIEMILVEGDIAEYRIKRMEDVGEVTYYIYFVRDENGLWKVQQF